One Tepidanaerobacter syntrophicus DNA segment encodes these proteins:
- a CDS encoding flagellin produces MRINNNIMALNTHRQLSINNSNMQKSLEKLSSGYRINRAGDDAAGLAISEKMRAQIRGLNMASKNAQDGISLIQTAEGGLNETHSILQKMRELAVQSSSDTNIEVDRGEIQKEVDQLAAEITRISNNTEFNTQKLLNGGIKDIKFHIGANEGQNISLGINAMDAYSLGVARDSVEASIASGATNISSVKLGDTLGTGIVNGAAIEISATDNTGTEATGTLSTTGANGTITASAGSVGTALNGVKIVFGDDSDAALAAAWDDTTKTVTITGDWDNSATAAPADLSAIETAIQGANTSLSSISLSLDGTFTASGLVNAGTIELAGGADANPDETIVTFSDGTNTETVVVADSAKSVAGTGAFEGLTFETSDVTAAAGTINITTVEAAAADVSDPNNIIEAVAPKGIDVSTQAAADKAITVINKAIETVSAERSKLGAMQNRLEHTINNLDASAENLQAAESRIRDVDMAKEMMEFTKQNILTQAATAMLAQANAAPQTVLKLLG; encoded by the coding sequence ATGAGAATTAACAACAACATTATGGCGCTAAACACTCACCGCCAGCTTTCAATCAACAATTCAAATATGCAGAAATCACTTGAAAAATTGTCATCCGGTTATAGAATAAACAGAGCCGGCGACGATGCTGCAGGACTTGCAATCTCTGAAAAGATGAGAGCACAGATAAGAGGGCTTAATATGGCATCAAAGAATGCCCAAGACGGTATTTCCCTTATTCAGACTGCAGAAGGCGGACTTAACGAAACCCACTCTATTCTGCAGAAGATGAGAGAACTTGCCGTTCAGTCATCAAGCGATACCAACATCGAAGTTGACAGAGGCGAGATTCAAAAAGAAGTCGACCAATTGGCAGCTGAGATAACAAGAATTTCTAATAATACCGAATTTAACACACAAAAGCTCTTAAACGGCGGAATCAAAGACATTAAGTTCCATATCGGCGCAAACGAAGGGCAGAACATTTCTCTAGGTATAAATGCGATGGATGCTTACTCATTAGGCGTAGCTCGAGACAGCGTAGAAGCAAGTATAGCAAGCGGAGCAACAAATATATCTTCCGTAAAACTTGGAGATACACTTGGCACAGGTATCGTAAACGGAGCCGCGATAGAAATTTCGGCAACAGATAATACAGGAACCGAAGCTACCGGGACACTTAGTACAACAGGTGCAAATGGTACCATAACAGCAAGTGCCGGATCAGTTGGGACGGCCCTTAATGGTGTAAAAATTGTTTTTGGAGATGATAGCGATGCCGCTTTAGCAGCAGCATGGGATGATACTACAAAGACAGTAACCATAACAGGAGATTGGGATAATAGTGCAACAGCAGCACCGGCTGATCTTAGCGCTATTGAGACAGCGATTCAAGGAGCAAACACGTCTTTAAGCAGTATATCGCTTTCGCTGGACGGCACATTTACCGCGTCGGGTTTGGTAAATGCCGGAACTATTGAATTAGCAGGTGGTGCTGATGCAAACCCAGATGAAACAATTGTAACATTTAGTGATGGCACTAATACTGAGACAGTAGTTGTTGCAGATTCGGCAAAAAGTGTTGCGGGAACCGGCGCTTTTGAAGGCCTTACATTTGAAACATCTGATGTGACAGCAGCCGCCGGCACTATTAACATTACTACTGTAGAAGCAGCGGCAGCTGACGTTAGCGATCCAAACAACATTATAGAGGCTGTGGCACCGAAGGGTATTGATGTATCCACTCAGGCAGCGGCTGATAAGGCAATTACAGTAATAAATAAAGCTATTGAAACGGTTTCTGCCGAGCGCTCCAAACTTGGTGCTATGCAGAACCGTTTAGAGCACACCATCAACAACCTAGATGCATCTGCAGAAAACCTGCAGGCTGCAGAATCCCGTATCCGTGATGTGGATATGGCGAAGGAAATGATGGAATTCACTAAGCAGAATATCCTGACTCAGGCTGCAACCGCTATGCTGGCTCAAGCTAATGCAGCTCCTCAGACTGTGCTTAAGCTTTTAGGTTAA
- a CDS encoding glycosyltransferase: MLLVEPGDIDSLAYGIIELISNRKLRKLLSERGRQTALDFDAKIIAKKWEEYLYNIVEANK, from the coding sequence ATGTTACTAGTTGAACCAGGAGATATTGATTCCTTAGCGTATGGAATAATCGAATTAATCTCCAACAGAAAATTAAGAAAATTATTATCGGAACGAGGCAGGCAAACAGCACTGGATTTTGATGCAAAAATTATAGCGAAGAAATGGGAAGAATACTTATATAATATTGTTGAAGCAAATAAGTAG
- a CDS encoding flagellar protein FlaG, with product MRIDSSYFSNIDMSFAQNLSKTTGEAADLRGGQENKDFELDIKSLRSLSNEYTSTRMEFKIHDGTKRVMVRIVDRITSDVIAEIPPEKFLDLLAGLWKQAGLIVDEKA from the coding sequence TTGAGGATAGATTCATCTTATTTTAGCAATATAGATATGAGCTTTGCACAAAACCTTTCAAAAACCACAGGAGAAGCTGCTGATCTTAGGGGCGGGCAGGAAAATAAGGATTTTGAGCTTGACATAAAAAGCTTGAGAAGTTTATCAAATGAATATACATCTACGCGAATGGAGTTTAAAATCCATGACGGAACCAAAAGAGTGATGGTTAGAATAGTTGACAGGATAACCAGCGACGTAATAGCGGAGATTCCCCCGGAAAAGTTCCTCGATCTTTTAGCGGGGCTCTGGAAACAGGCAGGCCTTATAGTAGATGAGAAGGCATAA
- a CDS encoding glycosyltransferase, which yields MNENTDIKKQLALLNSELKPSTLSLCIITKDEEKNISRCINSVKDIVDEIVVVDTGSKDRTVEIAESLGAKVIHEKWQDDFSKARNTAIEHAKSDWILFLDGDEEVKKEDVAKILPLLNDDTVEAYIFKFINYSGSNASDDLAQIHYNFKLFRNNGKLKYVYPIHENLKNVADGSEPIFKKADVTILHYGYLSEIRIEKNKTQRYIKMISDYLLEHPNDMFQHVNLGVEYCNAREYQKALKHLMIAQKSLSSNSSLMIRTLIYLISAHTELKEYEQALNIIEQAASIYPQLPDFRFLEASIYVEQKRYQKAIEMFTECLSIGEYSGVANTIAGAGSYKARYMIAFCYEKLGQLHNAVKEYTKLLVIKPGYGQVFKKLFEILVKNETPEAVREFFDKYVEKTNSNNFAILAQLYLDIGEFNVVLQYLEEINVEIGGLNNLKGIAYMGLKKYEDALKCFEAEFGKSKSMSVYYTSLCYMILKNLDRAKDILWELEDSADKKLFLSLIGDMRAKFDDIRESFFQLLSFLLKINEFELLNDALNIYNIDFGRDDYARYGKMMQEKGFEEQALQAYIIAADRNCQDPGVYRYLAQKAIEKGMNDDALVMASNALNLDKTDIDNYMLIYQLYTIMNKNDEAESIGEIVKEIYPEINLEELLAIYQ from the coding sequence ATGAATGAAAATACTGATATTAAGAAACAGTTGGCTTTATTAAACAGCGAACTAAAGCCTTCCACCCTCTCACTCTGCATCATTACAAAGGATGAAGAAAAGAATATTTCCCGATGTATAAATAGCGTTAAAGATATAGTGGATGAGATTGTGGTGGTGGATACAGGTTCAAAGGATAGGACGGTGGAGATAGCTGAAAGCCTTGGCGCAAAAGTGATACACGAAAAGTGGCAGGATGATTTCAGCAAAGCGCGAAATACTGCTATAGAACATGCCAAATCTGATTGGATATTGTTCCTAGATGGGGATGAAGAAGTTAAAAAGGAAGATGTTGCAAAAATTCTGCCCTTGCTAAACGACGATACCGTAGAAGCTTATATATTTAAATTTATAAACTATAGCGGAAGTAATGCTTCAGACGATCTTGCCCAGATTCACTATAATTTTAAGTTATTTAGAAATAATGGAAAGCTAAAATACGTATATCCTATTCATGAAAATTTAAAAAACGTGGCAGATGGCAGTGAGCCTATATTTAAAAAAGCAGATGTAACAATCTTACACTATGGATACTTGAGCGAAATAAGAATTGAAAAGAATAAGACACAGCGGTATATAAAAATGATTTCAGATTATCTTTTAGAACATCCCAACGATATGTTCCAGCATGTCAACCTAGGAGTAGAATACTGCAATGCAAGAGAGTATCAAAAAGCACTTAAACATTTAATGATTGCCCAAAAATCTTTATCTTCTAATTCATCTTTAATGATAAGAACATTAATATATCTAATATCTGCACATACTGAGTTAAAGGAGTATGAGCAGGCGCTAAATATTATTGAGCAGGCCGCATCAATATACCCGCAACTGCCGGATTTCAGATTTCTTGAGGCAAGCATATACGTGGAGCAAAAGCGGTATCAAAAAGCTATTGAAATGTTTACAGAATGTTTGTCTATAGGTGAATACAGCGGAGTTGCAAATACTATAGCAGGCGCTGGAAGCTACAAAGCAAGATATATGATCGCTTTTTGCTATGAAAAATTAGGCCAACTGCATAATGCCGTCAAAGAATACACCAAGCTGCTCGTAATAAAACCAGGATACGGTCAGGTTTTCAAAAAACTTTTCGAGATTCTTGTTAAAAATGAAACACCTGAAGCGGTAAGAGAATTCTTTGATAAGTACGTGGAAAAAACAAATTCTAACAACTTTGCTATATTGGCACAACTATACTTGGATATTGGAGAATTCAACGTAGTACTGCAATATCTTGAAGAAATTAATGTTGAAATTGGAGGATTAAATAATTTAAAGGGCATTGCATACATGGGCCTAAAAAAATATGAAGATGCCTTGAAATGCTTTGAAGCAGAATTCGGTAAATCAAAAAGTATGTCAGTTTACTATACATCCTTATGCTATATGATACTAAAAAATCTTGATCGCGCAAAAGACATATTGTGGGAACTGGAAGATTCAGCAGATAAAAAACTGTTCTTGAGTTTAATAGGCGATATGAGAGCAAAGTTTGATGATATAAGAGAATCGTTTTTCCAATTATTGAGTTTCTTATTGAAAATAAATGAATTTGAACTGCTAAATGATGCACTAAACATTTACAACATAGATTTTGGAAGAGACGACTATGCAAGATACGGTAAAATGATGCAGGAAAAGGGTTTTGAGGAGCAAGCACTTCAAGCCTATATTATAGCGGCAGACCGCAACTGCCAAGATCCGGGAGTTTACAGATATCTTGCACAAAAAGCAATTGAAAAAGGAATGAATGATGATGCACTTGTCATGGCCTCAAACGCGCTTAATTTAGATAAAACAGATATTGACAATTATATGCTGATATACCAATTGTATACCATTATGAATAAAAATGATGAAGCAGAATCAATCGGCGAGATTGTAAAAGAAATATATCCGGAGATAAATCTGGAAGAACTTTTAGCTATTTATCAGTAA